From one Pseudomonas fluorescens genomic stretch:
- a CDS encoding Crp/Fnr family transcriptional regulator yields MPASTKPQARPHDNHLLAALPTCALERLLPHLELIALPLGKVLYESGDALRHVYFPTNSIVSLLYVMENGASAEISVVGNEGLIGVAVFMGGESTPSRAIVQSAGHAYRLPGQRLKDEFNRHGELLVLMLRYTQALITQMAQTAVCNRHHSIDQQLCRWLLLSLDRLNDNQLTMTQELIANMLGVRREGVTDAAGKLQRLGVIEYSRGHIKVLDRPRLEQLSCECYAVVRKETERLLPYLPTRPQA; encoded by the coding sequence ATGCCCGCATCAACCAAGCCACAGGCCCGGCCCCACGATAATCACCTGCTGGCGGCCTTGCCGACCTGTGCGCTGGAGCGCCTGCTGCCGCACCTGGAACTGATCGCCCTGCCGCTGGGCAAGGTGCTCTATGAGTCCGGCGATGCCTTGCGCCACGTCTACTTCCCGACCAACTCCATCGTCTCGCTGCTATACGTCATGGAAAACGGCGCCTCGGCGGAGATCTCCGTGGTTGGCAACGAAGGCCTGATCGGCGTTGCCGTGTTCATGGGCGGTGAAAGCACCCCGAGCCGCGCCATCGTGCAGAGCGCCGGTCACGCCTACCGCCTGCCCGGCCAGCGCCTGAAAGACGAATTCAATCGCCATGGCGAGCTGCTGGTGCTGATGCTGCGCTACACACAGGCACTGATCACGCAGATGGCGCAGACCGCCGTGTGCAACCGCCACCACTCCATCGACCAGCAGCTGTGTCGCTGGCTGCTGCTGTCGCTCGATCGGCTCAACGACAACCAGCTGACCATGACCCAGGAGCTGATTGCCAACATGCTCGGGGTGCGCCGTGAAGGCGTCACCGATGCTGCCGGCAAGCTGCAGCGCCTGGGCGTGATCGAGTACAGCCGCGGCCACATCAAGGTCCTCGACCGCCCGCGCCTGGAGCAGTTGAGCTGCGAATGCTATGCGGTGGTGCGCAAGGAAACCGAGCGCCTGTTGCCGTACCTGCCTACGCGGCCGCAGGCGTAA
- the napE gene encoding periplasmic nitrate reductase, NapE protein translates to MSLAEDQKTARRKETLLFVFLIVCLFPLLSVTLVGGYGFLIWFFQLLYGPPGPPNG, encoded by the coding sequence ATGTCGCTGGCTGAAGATCAAAAGACAGCGCGCAGAAAGGAAACCCTGCTGTTCGTGTTTCTGATCGTCTGCCTGTTCCCCTTGCTATCGGTCACCCTTGTCGGTGGCTACGGCTTTCTCATCTGGTTTTTCCAACTGTTGTATGGCCCACCCGGCCCACCCAACGGATAG
- a CDS encoding HlyD family secretion protein codes for MDLLLILTYAAICVAIFKLFRIPLNKWTVPTAVLGGIVMIGALIFTMNYNHPYSEVARSYFVSVPVIPAVTGQVIEVPVKGNQPLEKGDVLFRIDPAPFEYRVRSLKAQLVAARGDLYRINELIKRNFGTRREQEAAIAQVDDLQAQLDNAQFELNSTVVRAPSKGYVTHVSLRAGMRASALPLRPSMVFIPQEGQYFAAWMRQNSLLRLVPGDEAEVAFDGIPGKVFRGKVKNVIAVIAEGQVQPSGTLIGYTGSPPAGRVPVIIEIDDPAYAQYSAQMPGGAYGQAALYSKHFPHIATMRKILLRMAAWMNYIFPFH; via the coding sequence ATGGACCTGCTGCTGATCCTCACGTATGCGGCGATTTGCGTGGCGATCTTCAAGCTGTTTCGCATCCCCTTGAACAAATGGACAGTGCCCACTGCGGTGCTCGGCGGCATCGTGATGATCGGCGCGCTGATCTTCACCATGAACTACAACCATCCCTACTCGGAAGTGGCGCGCTCCTATTTTGTCTCGGTGCCGGTGATCCCGGCGGTCACCGGGCAGGTGATCGAGGTGCCGGTCAAAGGCAACCAGCCGCTGGAGAAGGGCGATGTGCTGTTTCGCATCGATCCGGCGCCTTTCGAGTACCGGGTGCGCTCGCTCAAGGCCCAGCTCGTTGCGGCCCGTGGCGACCTGTACCGCATCAACGAACTGATCAAACGCAACTTCGGCACCCGCCGCGAGCAGGAAGCGGCAATTGCCCAGGTCGACGACCTGCAGGCACAGCTGGACAACGCCCAGTTCGAGCTCAACAGCACCGTGGTGCGGGCGCCGAGCAAGGGCTATGTCACCCATGTGTCGCTGCGCGCCGGGATGCGCGCCAGCGCCTTGCCGCTGCGCCCGTCAATGGTCTTCATACCGCAGGAAGGCCAGTACTTCGCTGCCTGGATGCGCCAGAACAGCCTGCTGCGCCTGGTGCCGGGGGATGAGGCGGAAGTGGCTTTCGACGGTATTCCGGGCAAGGTCTTTCGCGGCAAGGTCAAAAACGTCATCGCGGTGATCGCCGAGGGCCAGGTGCAGCCGTCCGGCACGCTGATCGGCTACACCGGTTCGCCACCGGCCGGGCGGGTGCCGGTCATCATCGAAATCGACGACCCGGCGTACGCCCAGTACAGCGCGCAGATGCCCGGCGGTGCCTATGGCCAGGCGGCGCTGTACAGCAAGCACTTTCCGCACATTGCCACCATGCGCAAGATCCTCCTGCGCATGGCGGCGTGGATGAACTATATCTTCCCGTTCCACTGA
- a CDS encoding chaperone NapD, protein MDDVLHIASLVVHARPELFEAVKANLSLLDNLELHQQSPAGKLVVVLEAVDEQQILQRIEQINNLPGVLNAALIYHELLAPEGDAE, encoded by the coding sequence ATGGACGACGTTCTGCACATTGCCAGCCTGGTGGTACATGCCCGCCCCGAACTGTTCGAGGCGGTGAAGGCCAACCTGAGCCTGCTGGACAACCTCGAACTGCATCAACAGAGCCCCGCCGGCAAGCTGGTGGTGGTGCTCGAAGCCGTGGATGAACAGCAGATCCTGCAGCGTATCGAGCAGATCAACAACCTGCCCGGCGTGCTCAACGCCGCGCTGATCTACCACGAACTCCTCGCCCCAGAAGGAGACGCCGAATGA
- a CDS encoding DUF3302 domain-containing protein: MLDYFALGILIFVGLVLFYGIIVLHDIPYEIAVHRNHPHQDAIHATGWVSLFTLHALWPFLWIWAMLYREDRGWGFGDGKSPQSHVLHLEQQVAELQQRIAHLERAAAPDQPTASTNAGEGI, encoded by the coding sequence ATGCTTGATTACTTCGCCTTGGGTATTTTGATTTTTGTCGGCCTGGTGCTGTTCTACGGGATCATCGTCCTGCATGACATCCCCTACGAAATCGCCGTGCACCGCAACCACCCGCACCAGGACGCAATCCACGCCACCGGCTGGGTCAGCCTGTTCACCTTGCATGCGCTGTGGCCGTTCCTGTGGATCTGGGCAATGCTTTATCGCGAAGACCGCGGGTGGGGCTTTGGCGATGGTAAATCGCCGCAATCGCATGTGTTGCACCTGGAACAACAGGTCGCCGAGTTGCAACAGCGTATCGCCCACCTTGAGCGCGCAGCCGCGCCTGACCAACCAACAGCCAGCACCAACGCCGGCGAAGGAATCTAA
- the napA gene encoding nitrate reductase catalytic subunit NapA produces the protein MSMTRREFAKAQAAAIAAAAAGLPIFTSASNLVTEADMVTLNWNKAPCRFCGTGCSVMVATRDNRVVATHGDVKAEVNRGLNCVKGYFLSKIMYGNDRLTQPLLRMNNGQYDKQGEFQPISWEQAFDIMAAKYKAALKTKGPESIGMFGSGQWTVWEGYAANKLMKAGFRSNNIDPNARHCMASAVMGFMRTFGMDEPMGCYDDIEATDAFVLWGSNMAEMHPILWSRVTDRRLSQPQVKVAVLSTFEHRSFDLADIPMVFKPQTDLLILNYIANHIIESGAVNKDFISKHTRFAQGADDIGYGLRADDPREAEAKNADKANTWSDIDFERFAAFVRPYTLERAAKESGVPAERLKALAELYADPKRKVVSFWTMGFNQHTRGVWANNLIYNIHLLTGKISEPGNSPFSLTGQPSACGTAREVGTFSHRLPADLVVTNPKHRATAEKIWKLPAGTLQEKVGFHAVQQSRMLKDGVLNVYWTQASNNMHAGPNIMQEVLPGWRKPENFVIVSDVYPTVSAQAADLILPSAMWVEKEGAFGNAERRTQFWHQLVTAPGEARSDLWQLMEFSKRFTTDEVWPAELLAKAPEYKGKTLFEVLYKNGQVDQFPVEQLEAGYQNDEAKAFGFYPQKGLFEEYAQFGRGHGHDLAAFDRYHSERGLRWPVVDGQETRWRYREGLDPYVEKGSEVQFYGYPDKKAIIFALPYEPPAEAPDADYPFWLSTGRVLEHWHTGSMTQRVEELYKAVPDALVYMHPDDAKALNARRGSEVKLISRRGEIRARIETRGRNKPPRGLVFVPFFDANKLINKVTLDATDPISKQTDYKKCAIRIELISAA, from the coding sequence ATGAGCATGACCCGCCGTGAATTCGCCAAGGCCCAGGCCGCCGCCATTGCTGCCGCGGCGGCTGGCCTGCCGATCTTCACCAGTGCCAGCAACCTGGTGACCGAAGCCGACATGGTCACCCTGAACTGGAACAAGGCGCCCTGCCGCTTCTGCGGCACCGGCTGCAGCGTGATGGTGGCGACCCGCGACAACCGTGTGGTGGCCACCCATGGCGACGTCAAGGCCGAAGTCAATCGCGGCCTGAACTGCGTCAAGGGCTATTTCCTGTCAAAGATCATGTACGGCAACGATCGCCTGACCCAGCCGCTGTTGCGCATGAACAACGGCCAGTACGACAAGCAGGGCGAGTTCCAGCCGATCAGTTGGGAACAAGCCTTCGACATCATGGCCGCAAAGTACAAGGCGGCGCTCAAGACCAAGGGCCCGGAATCGATCGGCATGTTCGGCTCCGGGCAATGGACGGTGTGGGAAGGCTACGCCGCCAACAAACTGATGAAGGCCGGCTTTCGCAGCAACAACATCGATCCCAACGCGCGCCATTGCATGGCCTCGGCGGTGATGGGTTTCATGCGCACCTTCGGCATGGACGAGCCGATGGGCTGCTACGACGACATCGAAGCCACCGACGCCTTCGTGCTCTGGGGCTCGAACATGGCCGAGATGCACCCGATCCTCTGGAGCCGGGTCACCGACCGGCGCCTGAGCCAACCGCAGGTCAAGGTCGCGGTGCTGTCGACGTTCGAGCACCGCAGTTTCGACCTGGCTGACATTCCCATGGTGTTCAAGCCGCAAACCGACCTGCTGATCCTCAACTACATCGCCAATCACATCATCGAAAGCGGCGCGGTGAACAAGGACTTCATCAGCAAGCACACGCGTTTTGCCCAGGGCGCCGATGACATCGGCTACGGCCTGCGTGCAGACGATCCACGGGAAGCCGAGGCAAAAAACGCCGACAAGGCCAATACCTGGAGCGATATCGACTTCGAACGATTTGCCGCCTTCGTGCGGCCTTACACCCTGGAGCGTGCGGCCAAAGAATCGGGAGTACCGGCCGAACGGCTCAAAGCCCTGGCCGAGCTGTACGCCGACCCCAAGCGCAAGGTGGTGTCGTTCTGGACCATGGGCTTCAACCAGCACACCCGCGGGGTGTGGGCCAACAACCTGATCTACAACATCCACCTGCTCACCGGCAAGATCAGCGAACCGGGCAACAGCCCGTTCTCGCTGACCGGCCAGCCCTCGGCCTGCGGCACCGCCCGCGAGGTCGGCACCTTTTCCCATCGCTTGCCCGCCGACCTGGTGGTGACCAACCCCAAGCACCGCGCCACCGCCGAGAAAATCTGGAAACTGCCCGCTGGCACCCTCCAGGAAAAAGTCGGCTTTCATGCCGTGCAGCAGAGCCGCATGCTCAAGGACGGCGTGCTCAACGTCTACTGGACCCAGGCCAGCAACAACATGCACGCCGGGCCCAACATCATGCAGGAGGTACTGCCGGGCTGGCGCAAACCGGAGAACTTCGTGATCGTCTCGGACGTGTACCCGACCGTATCGGCCCAGGCCGCCGACCTGATCCTGCCCAGTGCCATGTGGGTGGAAAAGGAAGGCGCCTTCGGCAACGCCGAACGCCGCACCCAGTTCTGGCATCAGTTGGTGACCGCGCCAGGAGAGGCGCGGTCCGACCTGTGGCAATTGATGGAGTTTTCCAAGCGCTTTACCACCGATGAGGTCTGGCCTGCCGAGCTGCTGGCCAAAGCCCCTGAATACAAGGGCAAGACCCTTTTCGAGGTACTGTACAAAAATGGTCAGGTCGACCAGTTCCCGGTCGAGCAACTGGAGGCCGGCTACCAGAACGATGAAGCCAAGGCCTTTGGCTTTTACCCGCAAAAAGGCCTGTTCGAAGAGTACGCGCAGTTCGGCCGTGGCCACGGTCATGACCTGGCTGCTTTTGACCGTTACCACAGCGAGCGCGGCCTGCGCTGGCCGGTGGTCGACGGCCAGGAAACCCGCTGGCGCTATCGCGAAGGCCTGGACCCGTACGTGGAAAAAGGCAGTGAAGTGCAGTTTTACGGCTACCCGGACAAGAAGGCGATCATCTTCGCCCTGCCCTACGAGCCCCCGGCCGAAGCACCGGACGCCGACTACCCGTTCTGGCTCAGCACCGGCCGGGTGCTTGAGCATTGGCACACCGGAAGCATGACCCAGCGCGTCGAGGAGCTGTACAAGGCGGTGCCCGACGCCCTGGTGTACATGCACCCGGACGACGCCAAGGCCCTGAATGCGCGGCGTGGCAGCGAGGTGAAACTGATCAGCCGGCGTGGCGAAATCCGTGCCCGCATCGAAACCCGTGGCCGCAACAAGCCGCCACGCGGCCTGGTATTCGTAC